The nucleotide window CGCCCTGTTCGACAAGATGTACATCAAGGAGTACGACCAGTTCGGCGGCAAGCCCTACGGGGTGATGCTGGGGCTGTACGAGTTCACCGCCTCGCGGCCGGACCTCACCTGGCTGGAGCGCATGGGCAAGGTGGCCAACGCCGCGCACTGCCCCTTCATCTCCGCGGTGAGCCCCAAGTTCTTCGACTGCGACAGCGTCGAGCAGCTCGAGTCGCTCAAGGACCTGGACGGCGTGCTGAGCCACCCGCGCTACAGCAAGTGGATGGAGCTGCGCGACAAGGAAGAGGCCGCCTACATCGGGCTGACGCTGCCCCGCTACGTGGTTCGCCTGCCGTGGGATCCGGACATCAACCCCTGCGACGTGCTCAACTTCAAGGAGGACGCCGAGGGCGACTCGAAGAAGTACCTCTGGGGCAACACGGCCTACTTGCTGGGCCGCAACCTGGTGAAGGCCTTCGAGCAGTCCGGCTGGTGCCAGTCCATCCGCGGCCCCAAGGGCGGCGGGCTCGTCACGGGCCTGCCCGTGGACACCTTCACCCTGCGCGGGCAGAAGATGATCCAGGCGCCGGTGGAGATCGCCATCCCGGACTACCGCGAGTACGAGTTCGCCCGCAACGGCTTCATCCCGCTGGTGCACCGCAAGGGCTCGAGCGACGCGACGTTCTTCAGCACCCAGTCCATCAAGCGGGCCAAGAAGTTCAAGGATCCGAAGGACTCGGAGAACTCGCAGCTCGTCACCAACCTGGCCTATACCTTCTCCATCACCCGGCTGGCGCACTACATCAAGAGCATCGCGCGCGACAACATCGGCAGCACCGCCGATGCGGCCTACGTCCAGCGCGAGCTCAACGCGTGGCTGGCCGACTACATCACCACCGTGGTGAATCCGGATGACCTGACCGTACGGCGCTTCCCTTTCAAGGCCACGGAGGTCATCGTGGAGACCCGGCCCGGTGAGCTGGGCTGGTATGACTGCAAGGTGGCCGTCATGCCGCACATTCAGTTCGAGGGGCTTGACGTGAAGTTGATGCTGGAGTCCCGGCTCGGGTAGAGCGCCTCACCATTTCCAGACAGCAGTTGATCCTTTCAGAGGAGGACACAATGTCAGCAGATGAATTTGTCCGTCAGATGGATGTCGTCCAGGGATTCAGCGAGAAGCAGGCAAGCCGGGCCGCGGTCGGGTTCATCACGGACCTGAAGATTGGCGATCTGGAGTTTGCGTCAGACGAGTTCAAGGTCATCAATCCCGAGACGGGACAGCCGCTGCCGAAGGTGGTCGGCGTGATGAGCGACTACGCGTGGAACACGGGTCCCGCGGACGCCATGTACCTGTCGGCGCAGATCTCGACCGTGAACAAGCAGAAGCTGTCCACCATGATTTTCAGCAAGATGGGCAGCATCGAGGTCAAGTTCGCGTACGCCATCTATGAATATGATCCGGTGGCGAAGGAGTACTTCAAGTCGTGCTCCTGCGACGCGCCGCTCACGGGCATCCTGGAGAAGCGCGGCGAGAAGCTGAGCGTGTCCATGGCGCAGCAGGCGTCCTCCGAGGTGGGGGAGCCCATGAACTTCACCCTCTCGCTGGGCATCAAGGCGCAGGCCGAGCAGCAGGTCAAGCTGGCCATGGCCTCCAAGGCCAACATCGTCAAGCCGTGGGGCATCGGTAAGGCCGCGAAGTAACGGCCCTCCGTCAGGAGTCCATGTATGCAGCGCCACAAGCTCGCGCGGGTCCGCTGGCAAGTTGGCCAGACGCTCCTTCCCGAGCACTTTCGTGCCCAGGACGAGGCCCTCTCGTCCGAGACACGGCTGCATGCCGAGTTGTCCGGGCTGCCCCAGGTGGGCATCGCCACGTTCTCCTGGAGCGAGGCGTTGCTGGCCGAGGGCAGCCTGTCGGTCTCCGCGTTGACGGCCGTCCTGCCAGGAGGCTTCCTGGTGGACGTGCCGGGCAATGCCGCCCTGCCGCCCTTCTCGCTCGAGGCCACCGGCCGCGCGGAGGTGCCCGTCTACCTGCACCTGCTGGAGGAGACGCGGGGCGCGGAGACGGTGCCGCTCTACGCGGATGAGCCGCCGGGCGTGCAGCGCTACGTGCGCCGGCTGTTGCTCTCCAGCGAGCAGTCCATCGACCGGGCCCTGGCCTCGCTGGAGCTGGTGGTCTTCTCCAAGAACCTGGAGGGGGCCTGGCGTCCCGCGGCCCGGAAGGTTCCGCCCCTGCTGCTGGTGGGGGCCAATCCCTTCCTCAACGAGCTG belongs to Stigmatella erecta and includes:
- the tssC gene encoding type VI secretion system contractile sheath large subunit, with translation MADNKNYLKELFQIRGLEVPLQAEPMVGTGLVPTSQSDAHVSGEARFMSSLAALLYNVEPVQEDGGEARFDKGEVMKAIARIDGLIETQVNEILHAEEFQKMESAWRGLDDLVQQTNFQADITIDILDVNKDELAEDFEKNSSNIFSSALFDKMYIKEYDQFGGKPYGVMLGLYEFTASRPDLTWLERMGKVANAAHCPFISAVSPKFFDCDSVEQLESLKDLDGVLSHPRYSKWMELRDKEEAAYIGLTLPRYVVRLPWDPDINPCDVLNFKEDAEGDSKKYLWGNTAYLLGRNLVKAFEQSGWCQSIRGPKGGGLVTGLPVDTFTLRGQKMIQAPVEIAIPDYREYEFARNGFIPLVHRKGSSDATFFSTQSIKRAKKFKDPKDSENSQLVTNLAYTFSITRLAHYIKSIARDNIGSTADAAYVQRELNAWLADYITTVVNPDDLTVRRFPFKATEVIVETRPGELGWYDCKVAVMPHIQFEGLDVKLMLESRLG